A stretch of Usitatibacter palustris DNA encodes these proteins:
- a CDS encoding D-2-hydroxyacid dehydrogenase family protein — MKVVVLDDYEDSLRRTADWSGIQARAEVVFHTERLYGEAVYDAVKDAEVIVLVRDRTPFKAALLARLPKLKLFLFTGVRNAQLDAQVLIDRGIPIGITEAGSSKESTSELAWTLILVAAKRLEAYLSLVRQGRWRDGKALPTTLAGERLGIIGLGSIGQRIGAIGKTIGMEVVCWSPNMTPERATAGGAVAVSLEELLSTSKVVSLSLVPSEKTRKLLNAERLATMRPDAILVNTARSALIDMAALPAALAAGRPGIAALDVYDEEPLPAGHALAKLDNVVLSPHLGFVNEPVFKKFGEGVVENLTAWLDGKPLARVFKP; from the coding sequence ATGAAGGTCGTGGTACTGGATGACTACGAGGATTCACTGCGGCGCACCGCGGACTGGAGCGGCATCCAGGCGCGGGCCGAAGTGGTGTTCCACACGGAGCGGCTCTACGGCGAGGCGGTCTACGACGCGGTGAAGGACGCCGAGGTCATCGTGCTCGTGCGCGATCGCACGCCGTTCAAGGCGGCGCTCCTCGCGCGGCTTCCGAAGTTGAAGCTCTTCCTCTTCACCGGCGTGCGCAACGCGCAGCTCGATGCGCAGGTGCTCATCGATCGCGGCATTCCCATCGGCATCACAGAGGCGGGCTCGTCGAAGGAAAGCACGAGCGAGCTCGCGTGGACGCTGATCCTCGTCGCGGCCAAGCGCCTCGAGGCCTATCTCTCGCTGGTGCGGCAGGGCAGGTGGCGCGACGGCAAGGCGCTGCCGACCACGCTGGCCGGTGAACGCCTGGGCATCATCGGTCTGGGTTCGATCGGACAGCGCATCGGCGCGATCGGGAAGACGATCGGGATGGAAGTCGTGTGCTGGAGCCCGAACATGACGCCGGAGCGTGCAACGGCCGGTGGTGCAGTCGCCGTGAGCCTCGAAGAGCTGCTGTCGACCTCGAAGGTCGTGAGCCTGAGCCTCGTTCCGTCGGAGAAGACACGAAAGCTCCTGAATGCCGAGCGCCTTGCCACGATGCGGCCCGATGCGATTCTCGTGAACACCGCGCGCTCGGCGCTGATCGACATGGCCGCATTGCCCGCGGCGCTCGCGGCCGGCCGTCCCGGCATCGCCGCACTCGATGTCTACGACGAGGAGCCGCTGCCTGCGGGGCACGCGCTAGCGAAGCTCGACAACGTCGTGTTGAGCCCGCACCTCGGTTTCGTGAACGAGCCCGTGTTCAAGAAGTTCGGCGAAGGCGTGGTGGAGAACCTCACCGCCTGGCTGGACGGCAAGCCGCTCGCGAGGGTGTTCAAGCCGTAA
- a CDS encoding acetyl-CoA carboxylase biotin carboxylase subunit, with product MFSKILIANRGEIACRVIRTCERLAVRTVAVHSDVDAHALHVEQADEAYCIGGPRPADSYLNGERIIAVAKACGAEAIHPGYGFLSENEDFARAVEKAGLVFIGPTPEAIEQMGLKDRAKAIMEKAGVPVVPGYHGEKQEEKFLAGEAKKVGYPLLIKAVAGGGGKGMRLVTKDSEFAEQLAAARREAKNAFGDDRVLLERFVQGPHHIEFQVFGDTHGHYVHLFERECSIQRRHQKVLEETPSPYLDDDMREAMGKAAVAAARAIKYRGAGTIEFIAGADRQFFFMEMNTRLQVEHPVTEMITGEDLVEWQLRVAAGEPLPLQQAEILSGGHSIEVRLCAENPANNFLPEIGTIGVLREPHDTAEEGHEHHAHADVRLDTGVREGDEVSVYYDPMIAKLIVWGDDRPEAARRMQAALAETQLLGVKTNLAFLERVVRHPAFLAGETDTGFIERHRADLLPAVGDVPLEALVAAAARVFLDEQRAHADAPSSPWNDARGWRLNQPALRRMEFRAADDNVIAVDAVMKAGHATVTVGGKAHRVTIGPSHGDRLQIGLDDETFFAHVARLGAAISAVVPAGRFELELVDPFHYEPAESMPDARLTALMPGRVVKLMAKAGESVKKGQALLILEAMKMEHTIVSPRDGVIDRVAFEENQLVPADAVLFAFKE from the coding sequence ATGTTCTCCAAGATCCTCATCGCCAATCGCGGCGAAATCGCCTGCCGCGTGATCCGCACCTGCGAGCGCCTGGCCGTGCGCACCGTCGCGGTCCATTCCGACGTCGACGCGCACGCGCTGCACGTGGAACAGGCCGACGAGGCGTACTGCATCGGCGGGCCGCGTCCGGCCGATTCCTACCTCAATGGCGAACGCATCATCGCGGTCGCGAAGGCCTGCGGCGCCGAAGCGATCCACCCGGGCTACGGGTTCCTTTCCGAGAACGAGGATTTCGCGCGCGCCGTGGAGAAGGCGGGACTCGTGTTCATCGGGCCGACCCCCGAGGCGATCGAACAGATGGGCCTCAAGGATCGCGCCAAGGCGATCATGGAGAAGGCCGGCGTGCCCGTCGTGCCCGGTTATCACGGCGAAAAGCAGGAAGAAAAGTTCCTCGCCGGCGAGGCGAAGAAGGTCGGCTACCCGCTGCTCATCAAGGCCGTGGCCGGCGGCGGCGGCAAGGGCATGCGCCTGGTGACGAAGGATTCCGAATTCGCCGAGCAGCTCGCCGCCGCGCGCCGCGAAGCGAAGAACGCCTTCGGCGACGACCGCGTTCTCCTCGAGCGCTTCGTGCAAGGCCCGCACCACATCGAGTTCCAGGTCTTCGGCGACACGCACGGCCACTACGTGCATCTGTTCGAGCGCGAGTGCTCGATCCAGCGGCGCCACCAGAAAGTGCTCGAGGAGACGCCCTCGCCCTACCTCGACGACGACATGCGCGAAGCGATGGGCAAGGCGGCCGTGGCTGCGGCGCGCGCGATCAAGTATCGCGGCGCGGGCACGATCGAATTCATCGCCGGCGCCGATCGCCAGTTCTTCTTCATGGAGATGAACACGCGCCTGCAGGTCGAGCACCCCGTGACCGAGATGATCACCGGCGAGGACCTCGTCGAGTGGCAGCTGCGCGTGGCCGCGGGCGAACCGCTGCCGCTCCAGCAGGCCGAGATCCTTTCGGGCGGGCACTCGATCGAAGTGCGCCTGTGCGCCGAGAATCCCGCGAACAACTTCCTGCCCGAGATCGGCACCATCGGCGTGCTGCGCGAGCCGCACGACACCGCCGAGGAAGGCCACGAGCATCACGCGCATGCGGATGTGCGCCTCGACACGGGCGTGCGCGAAGGCGACGAAGTCAGCGTCTATTACGACCCGATGATCGCGAAGCTGATCGTCTGGGGCGACGACCGGCCCGAAGCCGCGCGCCGCATGCAGGCCGCGCTTGCCGAGACGCAACTCCTCGGCGTGAAGACGAACCTCGCATTCCTCGAGCGCGTCGTGCGTCATCCGGCGTTCCTCGCGGGCGAGACGGACACGGGGTTCATCGAACGTCATCGCGCCGACCTCCTTCCCGCCGTCGGCGATGTCCCGCTCGAAGCGCTGGTCGCCGCCGCGGCCCGCGTGTTCCTCGACGAGCAGCGCGCGCATGCCGACGCACCGTCCTCGCCGTGGAACGACGCGCGCGGCTGGCGCCTCAACCAGCCCGCGCTGCGGCGCATGGAGTTTCGCGCAGCCGATGACAACGTCATCGCGGTCGACGCCGTGATGAAAGCCGGCCATGCCACGGTCACGGTGGGCGGCAAGGCGCACAGAGTGACGATCGGTCCCTCGCACGGCGATCGCCTGCAGATCGGCCTCGACGACGAAACCTTTTTCGCGCACGTCGCACGCCTGGGTGCCGCGATCTCCGCCGTCGTTCCCGCGGGCCGCTTCGAGCTGGAACTCGTGGACCCGTTCCACTACGAGCCGGCGGAATCCATGCCCGATGCGCGCCTCACGGCACTCATGCCCGGGCGCGTCGTGAAGTTGATGGCGAAGGCCGGCGAGAGCGTGAAGAAAGGCCAGGCGCTCCTCATCCTCGAGGCGATGAAGATGGAGCACACGATCGTGAGCCCGCGCGACGGCGTGATCGACCGCGTCGCCTTCGAGGAAAACCAGCTCGTGCCCGCCGACGCCGTCCTCTTCGCCTTCAAGGAATGA
- a CDS encoding DUF3309 family protein: MSLGTILLIVLILILVGALPAWPHARSWGYGPSGGLGLVVVIIIVLIALGRI; the protein is encoded by the coding sequence ATGAGTCTCGGAACCATCCTTCTCATCGTCCTCATCCTCATCCTGGTCGGCGCACTACCGGCGTGGCCGCACGCGCGCAGCTGGGGTTACGGACCCAGCGGCGGACTCGGCCTGGTGGTCGTCATCATCATCGTGCTGATCGCGCTCGGCCGTATCTGA
- the xrtH gene encoding exosortase H: MRHFAITFVVLLVVLFALELTPIGQSVVIPWTEFVAKMSAGLVTTFDGSAMAQGKALFNPTTGFGVVIEAGCNGVEAMLVLLAGILAYPASWRAKAIGLAVGVVAIQALNVVRIVSLFYLGQWNMQWFEWAHLYVWQALIMLDALIVWLLWMRSVGAGPAPQPAAA; this comes from the coding sequence ATGCGGCATTTTGCGATCACATTCGTTGTCCTCCTCGTCGTCCTCTTCGCCCTCGAGCTCACCCCGATCGGCCAGTCCGTGGTCATCCCCTGGACGGAATTCGTCGCGAAGATGAGCGCGGGGCTGGTGACCACGTTCGACGGCAGCGCGATGGCGCAGGGCAAGGCGCTTTTCAACCCCACGACCGGGTTCGGCGTCGTGATCGAGGCCGGCTGCAATGGCGTGGAGGCGATGCTCGTGCTGCTCGCGGGGATCCTCGCCTACCCCGCGTCGTGGCGCGCGAAGGCGATCGGCCTGGCGGTCGGTGTCGTGGCGATCCAGGCGCTCAACGTCGTGCGCATCGTGAGCCTCTTCTACCTCGGGCAGTGGAACATGCAGTGGTTCGAGTGGGCGCACCTGTACGTGTGGCAGGCGCTGATCATGCTCGACGCGCTGATCGTGTGGCTGCTGTGGATGCGCTCAGTGGGCGCGGGGCCGGCGCCGCAGCCCGCGGCGGCCTGA
- a CDS encoding MmgE/PrpD family protein gives MARNTKVAADPNAPPVTRTLAKLVATHPSRGWSDDVEHQAHRTFLNWVGCAIGAARHDSVEATLAALAMMKPSPQSSVLGRSEKVDMAGAALANGISSHTFDFDDTHLRTIIHPAGPVASALLALAEVTGATGRQVIDALVLGVDVSCRVGNMMYPEHYDRGWHITGSTGTLGAAAGCARLLSLDEAKTTMALGIAASQPIGMREQFGTMTKPFHPGGAARAGLMSALLAKNGFTASPRAIEAARGYAQTVSTKNDWNEITDQLGQRFEIAFNTYKPFACGIVIHPTIDAATQLRDKGIKPADIERVELKVHSLVLELTGKKEPKDGLEGKFSVYHGFCCGLMVGRAGEHEYDDAFVNRPDMVELRRKVVATVDDSISEESADVVAVLKDGRREHVFVKHSIGSLERPMTDAMLEAKFRDMGEPVIGKARIDAAIAACWDLGNAKDVSAVVKAASSS, from the coding sequence ATGGCGCGCAACACGAAGGTCGCGGCGGACCCCAACGCGCCGCCGGTCACCCGCACGCTCGCGAAGCTCGTCGCCACGCATCCGTCGCGCGGCTGGAGCGATGACGTCGAGCACCAGGCCCATCGCACGTTCCTCAACTGGGTGGGCTGCGCCATTGGTGCTGCGCGCCACGACAGCGTGGAGGCGACGCTCGCCGCGCTCGCGATGATGAAGCCTTCGCCGCAGTCCTCCGTGCTCGGCCGCAGCGAGAAGGTCGACATGGCCGGCGCCGCGCTCGCCAACGGCATCTCGTCGCACACGTTCGATTTCGACGACACGCACCTGCGCACGATCATCCATCCGGCGGGGCCCGTGGCCTCGGCGCTGCTCGCACTTGCGGAAGTCACGGGTGCGACCGGCCGACAGGTGATCGACGCGCTCGTCCTTGGCGTCGATGTCTCGTGCCGCGTGGGCAACATGATGTATCCCGAACACTACGACCGCGGCTGGCACATCACCGGCTCCACCGGCACGCTCGGCGCGGCCGCGGGTTGCGCGCGCTTGCTCAGTCTCGATGAAGCGAAGACCACGATGGCGCTGGGCATCGCCGCTTCGCAGCCCATCGGCATGCGCGAGCAGTTCGGCACGATGACCAAGCCCTTCCATCCGGGCGGTGCCGCGCGGGCGGGGTTGATGAGCGCGCTGCTGGCGAAGAACGGTTTCACCGCGAGCCCGCGGGCCATCGAGGCCGCGCGCGGCTACGCGCAGACGGTGTCCACCAAGAACGACTGGAACGAGATCACCGACCAGCTCGGCCAGCGCTTCGAGATCGCCTTCAACACCTACAAGCCGTTTGCCTGCGGCATCGTGATCCATCCGACGATCGACGCGGCCACGCAGTTGCGCGACAAGGGCATCAAGCCCGCCGACATCGAGCGCGTCGAACTGAAGGTGCATTCGCTGGTGCTCGAGCTCACGGGCAAGAAGGAACCAAAGGACGGGCTCGAGGGCAAGTTCAGCGTCTACCACGGCTTCTGCTGCGGCTTGATGGTCGGGCGCGCGGGCGAGCACGAGTACGACGATGCGTTCGTGAATCGTCCGGACATGGTGGAGCTTCGCCGCAAGGTGGTCGCGACGGTGGACGATTCCATCTCCGAGGAATCGGCGGATGTCGTGGCCGTGCTGAAGGATGGTCGCCGCGAGCACGTCTTCGTGAAGCATTCGATCGGCTCGCTCGAGCGGCCGATGACCGACGCGATGCTCGAAGCCAAGTTCCGCGACATGGGCGAGCCGGTGATCGGCAAGGCGAGAATCGATGCCGCCATCGCCGCGTGCTGGGATCTCGGTAACGCGAAGGATGTCTCCGCGGTCGTGAAGGCCGCGTCATCGTCATAG
- a CDS encoding CPBP family intramembrane glutamic endopeptidase, translating to MPLRDHWRGHLLLFDQRPPTDLAPAACLKLALVFVLLECVLGPRLWLLDALGIAQPPAAIRVAVLLALALLLVRYLVRVPLAAIGLKRWSAWSLAEKSYFLQVVVAATAIFVALNPKILAVPALVLATNFAWGFYQEVVYRGILQTALVQRVGGVAGVLLANAIFTFGPLHFYHFSGNAPLPMFAAIFAIGLLFGAIFHRSGNLWIVAVFHGLGSAFLLR from the coding sequence ATGCCCTTGCGCGACCACTGGAGGGGTCATCTCCTCCTCTTCGACCAGCGACCTCCCACGGATCTCGCGCCGGCCGCATGCCTCAAGCTCGCGCTGGTCTTCGTGCTTCTCGAGTGTGTGCTCGGGCCGCGGCTGTGGCTGCTGGATGCGCTGGGCATCGCGCAGCCACCCGCTGCGATTCGCGTCGCTGTGCTGCTCGCGCTCGCCTTGCTCCTGGTTCGCTACCTTGTGCGGGTTCCCCTTGCGGCGATCGGACTGAAACGCTGGAGCGCGTGGAGCCTCGCAGAGAAGTCCTACTTCCTGCAGGTCGTCGTGGCGGCCACGGCGATCTTCGTCGCGCTCAACCCGAAAATCCTCGCCGTGCCTGCGCTGGTGCTCGCGACGAACTTCGCCTGGGGGTTCTACCAGGAGGTGGTCTACCGCGGGATCCTCCAGACTGCGCTCGTGCAACGCGTCGGTGGCGTTGCCGGCGTGCTGCTCGCGAATGCGATCTTCACGTTCGGGCCGCTGCACTTCTATCACTTCTCGGGGAACGCTCCGCTGCCGATGTTCGCGGCGATCTTCGCGATCGGCCTGCTGTTCGGCGCGATCTTCCACCGGTCGGGCAACCTGTGGATCGTCGCCGTGTTCCACGGGCTGGGCAGCGCCTTCCTGCTGCGCTGA
- a CDS encoding EF-hand domain-containing protein, which yields MKKILALVGLVLAGSALGQEPGWTDPYVPPHVKRVGPPPVETRGDALKAQVEKKLRDQFDAADTAKSGTLTRSQALAAGFGYVAENFDAIDTRRAGVVRFDDLKRHLGL from the coding sequence ATGAAGAAGATCCTCGCCCTCGTAGGGCTGGTCCTTGCGGGTTCCGCTCTCGGGCAGGAACCGGGCTGGACGGATCCCTACGTCCCGCCGCACGTGAAGCGCGTGGGGCCGCCGCCGGTGGAGACGCGCGGCGATGCGCTGAAGGCGCAGGTGGAGAAGAAACTTCGCGACCAGTTCGATGCGGCCGATACCGCGAAGTCGGGAACGCTCACGCGTTCGCAGGCGCTAGCCGCCGGGTTCGGCTATGTCGCCGAGAACTTCGACGCAATCGACACGCGCCGCGCCGGCGTCGTCCGCTTCGACGACCTCAAGCGCCACCTGGGCCTCTAG
- a CDS encoding Bug family tripartite tricarboxylate transporter substrate binding protein, whose product MKRLALTLVALAGLGIATASLAQPYPNKTVKIIAPVAPGGGVDLTARTVAEALTKSLGQSFIVENISGGGGVIASQNVKNAAPDGYTLMLGYVATHGTVPAVRKVPYDALADFTPIAMVAGTPNVLVVGANVPVKDLKGLVDYAKKEKVSYGSAGQGSLTHLAMEQLKLAGGFDAVHAPYRGIGPAITDVLGGQTQMMMPGLAAALPHIRAGKMKPIAITGERRHPLLPDTPTFEELGYKGFTGVQWYAIVGPAKMAPEVVKRLNDEINKAIGTPELRQRLSGEALDPMPMTPEQFGRFMQADIARWWKLAQDRGIKLED is encoded by the coding sequence ATGAAACGCCTTGCACTGACCCTCGTCGCGCTGGCGGGACTCGGGATCGCGACCGCATCGCTGGCCCAGCCCTATCCCAACAAGACCGTGAAGATCATCGCGCCCGTCGCACCTGGCGGCGGTGTCGACCTCACCGCGCGCACGGTGGCCGAAGCGCTCACCAAGTCGCTGGGCCAGTCCTTCATCGTCGAGAACATCTCGGGTGGCGGCGGCGTGATCGCTTCGCAGAACGTGAAGAATGCGGCGCCCGATGGCTACACGCTGATGCTGGGCTACGTCGCCACGCACGGCACGGTGCCCGCGGTGCGCAAGGTTCCTTACGACGCGCTCGCCGACTTCACGCCGATCGCGATGGTGGCGGGCACGCCCAACGTGCTCGTCGTCGGCGCGAACGTGCCGGTGAAGGACCTGAAGGGTCTCGTCGATTATGCAAAGAAGGAGAAGGTGAGTTATGGCTCGGCGGGGCAGGGCTCGCTCACGCACCTCGCGATGGAGCAACTCAAGCTCGCCGGCGGCTTCGATGCGGTGCATGCGCCGTATCGCGGCATCGGCCCGGCGATCACCGATGTCCTCGGCGGCCAGACGCAGATGATGATGCCCGGTCTTGCCGCGGCGCTTCCGCACATCAGGGCCGGCAAGATGAAGCCCATCGCCATCACCGGCGAGCGGCGCCACCCGCTGTTGCCCGATACGCCGACCTTCGAGGAATTGGGCTACAAGGGCTTCACGGGCGTGCAGTGGTACGCCATCGTCGGCCCCGCGAAGATGGCGCCGGAAGTCGTGAAGCGCCTCAATGACGAAATCAACAAGGCGATCGGCACGCCGGAGCTGCGCCAACGCTTGTCGGGCGAAGCGCTCGATCCCATGCCCATGACGCCGGAGCAATTCGGCCGCTTCATGCAGGCCGACATCGCGCGCTGGTGGAAGCTCGCCCAGGACCGCGGCATCAAGCTCGAAGACTGA
- a CDS encoding S10 family peptidase produces MKAALLLALAGCGGGGGGGDGAPVTPPPTVAFTDPLVYSNAQGGSIVDANENSSVTPGTVTVAGQALSYTATAGHLIARRLGTDAPDATMFYVAYTLNGSNPATRPVTFFYNGGPGSATVWLHMGSFGPKRLDAKAPRTDVPVPFPLVDNAESILDLTDLVFVDAVGAGYSTAVAPNTNRNFWGVDSDAAVFRDFIRRYVSVNNRGASPKFLFGESYGTTRSAVLARLMESAGIRLSGVVLQSSVLNYNSNCGLRESGQGCAGFLGTYGAVGAWFQMTSPPVNVAGLGTFAQELRGLTDNFYGPAISTFFATRAIPDPANLQVLTNATGITVARWQANFNMGPDTFRQVLRPGEILGRYDARMSATNVPAGYDISSAFIDSSFASGLSGYLTNTLRFTTPSSYTTLGNAINFWNFTHDGLSLPDAVPDLATAMTLNPRLKVLAVSGYHDLATPWFVTERDLQRLGANPNILVRNYSGGHMTYLDDATRAAQRADLVEFYRSALQ; encoded by the coding sequence GTGAAGGCCGCCCTCCTCCTGGCGCTCGCGGGATGCGGCGGCGGTGGCGGCGGCGGTGATGGCGCCCCGGTCACGCCCCCGCCCACGGTCGCCTTTACGGACCCGCTCGTCTATTCGAACGCCCAGGGCGGGTCGATCGTCGATGCGAACGAAAACAGCTCGGTCACGCCGGGCACGGTCACGGTCGCGGGCCAGGCGCTCTCCTACACCGCCACCGCGGGCCACCTCATCGCGCGCCGCCTCGGAACGGATGCGCCCGACGCGACGATGTTCTACGTGGCCTACACGCTGAACGGCAGCAATCCCGCCACGCGGCCCGTCACCTTCTTCTACAACGGCGGCCCCGGCTCGGCGACGGTGTGGCTGCACATGGGATCGTTCGGCCCGAAGCGTCTCGACGCGAAGGCACCGAGGACGGACGTGCCCGTTCCGTTCCCGTTGGTCGACAACGCCGAGAGCATCCTCGACCTCACCGACCTCGTGTTCGTGGACGCCGTGGGCGCGGGCTACTCGACGGCCGTCGCGCCCAACACCAATCGCAACTTCTGGGGCGTGGACAGCGATGCCGCGGTGTTCCGCGACTTCATCCGCCGCTACGTCTCGGTGAACAATCGCGGCGCATCCCCCAAGTTCCTGTTCGGCGAGTCGTACGGCACGACACGCAGCGCCGTACTCGCGCGGCTCATGGAAAGTGCGGGCATTCGATTGTCCGGCGTGGTGCTGCAGTCGTCGGTGCTCAACTACAACTCCAACTGCGGGCTGCGCGAATCGGGCCAGGGGTGCGCGGGCTTCCTGGGCACGTACGGGGCCGTCGGCGCGTGGTTCCAGATGACGAGCCCGCCGGTGAACGTCGCCGGGCTGGGTACGTTTGCACAAGAGCTTCGCGGGCTCACGGACAATTTCTACGGTCCCGCGATCTCGACGTTCTTCGCCACGCGCGCGATTCCCGACCCGGCGAACCTGCAGGTGCTCACGAACGCGACCGGCATCACCGTCGCGCGCTGGCAGGCGAACTTCAACATGGGTCCGGACACGTTCCGGCAAGTGTTGCGGCCCGGAGAGATCCTCGGCCGCTACGACGCGCGGATGTCGGCGACCAACGTGCCCGCAGGCTATGACATCTCGAGCGCGTTCATCGACTCGTCTTTCGCGAGCGGCCTGAGCGGCTACCTCACGAACACGCTGCGCTTCACCACGCCGTCGAGCTACACGACGCTCGGCAACGCGATCAACTTCTGGAATTTCACGCACGACGGCCTGTCGCTGCCCGACGCAGTGCCCGACCTCGCCACCGCGATGACGCTCAACCCGCGCCTGAAGGTGTTGGCCGTGAGCGGCTATCACGACCTCGCTACACCCTGGTTCGTGACCGAGCGCGACCTGCAGCGCCTCGGCGCCAATCCCAACATCCTCGTGCGGAACTACTCGGGCGGCCACATGACTTACCTGGACGACGCGACGCGCGCTGCGCAACGCGCCGACCTCGTGGAGTTCTACCGGAGCGCGCTGCAATGA
- a CDS encoding exosortase H-associated membrane protein — protein sequence MFASRGEILALLGKTLLLLPLALVAWFFAAPLLNSVAAHVAKPVISLASGAKMAGPVMQGHLARYELTLHPPYERRELQPAMTELEVNASTFSFGIALFVALSLASAMSRRAGPMAIGAIVLLIAPAWGVTFDILRQLSAVHELAPYLALSSFGREGIALGYQVGSLLLPTLLPIALWLGLNQRRMLMPMKAPETASGGSLADAVPPREKS from the coding sequence GTGTTCGCGAGCCGCGGGGAAATCCTCGCGCTGCTGGGCAAGACCCTCCTGCTGCTGCCGCTCGCGCTCGTCGCGTGGTTCTTCGCGGCTCCGTTGCTCAATTCGGTGGCCGCGCACGTCGCGAAGCCCGTGATCTCGCTGGCGAGCGGCGCGAAGATGGCGGGCCCCGTGATGCAAGGGCATCTCGCGCGCTACGAGCTCACGCTCCACCCGCCCTACGAGCGGCGCGAGCTGCAGCCGGCCATGACCGAGCTCGAGGTCAATGCCTCGACCTTCAGCTTCGGCATCGCGCTGTTCGTGGCCCTGTCGCTCGCTTCCGCGATGTCGCGCCGTGCGGGCCCCATGGCCATCGGCGCGATCGTGCTGCTCATCGCGCCCGCGTGGGGCGTGACCTTCGACATCCTGCGGCAGCTCTCGGCCGTGCACGAGCTCGCACCGTACCTGGCGCTTTCGTCCTTCGGCCGCGAGGGCATCGCCCTGGGCTACCAGGTCGGGTCGCTCCTGCTCCCCACGCTGCTGCCCATCGCGCTCTGGCTGGGGCTCAACCAGAGAAGGATGCTCATGCCCATGAAGGCGCCGGAGACGGCTTCCGGTGGTAGTCTGGCCGATGCAGTACCACCCAGGGAGAAGTCATGA